In a single window of the Pseudoxanthomonas sp. F37 genome:
- a CDS encoding MFS transporter has protein sequence MSGYSQFSLLTQRRFLPYFTVQALGAFNDNVYRQAIIGLLIFLGASTEDRALYAIVAPAIFILPYFLFSAIAGQIAEKLEKQRLIVITTTMEIVIMSLAAVGFLLQNLPLLLVALFCTGVQSTLFGPVKYSVLPAILKPEELTGGNGLVEMGTSISILCGMIAGGMIFQVAGAHGPQAAAIAIVLLAVLGNVLSRMIPRMDAGAPDLKVHWNPIPESLAVLRMAKQQLAVRNAILGVSWFWFFGTLLTSQLPTYAQLHLGGPADSATLYVFALALFSIGTGVGSLLCEKLSGRTVEIGLVPVGAFGMSAFLLDLYFARPGLAPVGGLELAQFVRQPGSARLIVDLLGIGLFTGIFVVPLFALIQSRTHASQMARVFAALNIQNSGFIVLAALAGLALQRGLGWSSPQMFLALAIANAVVAVWIFTIVPEFLMRFLSWLLVRTLYRLRLHGIEKNVPDEGPALLVCNHVSYMDALILAATIPRPVRFVMYYRIFNIPVMSWIFRTAKAIPIAGAKEDPELMRRAFEEIDAALAAGEIVGIFPEGALTKDGQIAAFKSGVEKILERRPVPVVPMALKGMWASMWSRRDTRLGRMRVPRRFRAHVEVMAGEPMDGATATADALEARVRALRGDAA, from the coding sequence ATGTCCGGCTACAGCCAGTTCTCACTGCTGACACAACGGCGGTTCCTGCCTTACTTCACCGTCCAGGCCCTGGGCGCCTTCAACGACAACGTGTACCGGCAGGCCATCATCGGCCTGCTGATCTTCCTGGGCGCCAGCACCGAGGACCGCGCGCTGTACGCCATCGTGGCGCCCGCCATCTTCATCCTGCCGTACTTCCTGTTTTCCGCCATCGCCGGCCAGATCGCCGAGAAGCTGGAGAAGCAGCGGCTGATCGTGATCACCACCACCATGGAGATCGTGATCATGTCGCTGGCGGCGGTGGGCTTCCTGCTGCAGAACCTGCCGCTGCTGCTGGTGGCGCTGTTCTGCACCGGGGTGCAGTCCACGCTGTTCGGGCCGGTGAAGTACTCCGTGCTGCCGGCCATCCTCAAGCCGGAGGAACTGACCGGCGGCAACGGCCTGGTCGAGATGGGCACGTCCATTTCCATCCTGTGCGGCATGATCGCCGGCGGCATGATCTTCCAGGTGGCCGGTGCGCATGGCCCGCAGGCCGCCGCCATCGCCATCGTGCTGCTGGCCGTGCTCGGCAACGTGCTGTCGCGGATGATCCCGCGCATGGATGCGGGCGCGCCGGACCTGAAGGTGCACTGGAATCCGATTCCCGAGTCGCTGGCGGTGCTGCGCATGGCCAAGCAGCAGCTGGCCGTGCGCAATGCCATCCTGGGCGTGTCGTGGTTCTGGTTCTTCGGCACCCTGCTGACCTCGCAGCTGCCGACCTACGCGCAGCTCCACCTGGGCGGGCCGGCCGATTCGGCCACGCTGTACGTGTTCGCGCTGGCGCTGTTCTCCATCGGCACCGGCGTGGGTTCGCTGCTGTGCGAAAAACTGTCCGGCCGCACGGTGGAGATCGGCCTGGTGCCGGTGGGCGCGTTCGGCATGAGCGCGTTCCTGCTGGACCTGTATTTCGCGCGCCCCGGCCTTGCGCCCGTGGGCGGGCTGGAGCTGGCGCAGTTCGTGCGCCAGCCCGGCAGTGCGCGCCTGATCGTGGACCTGCTGGGGATCGGCCTGTTCACCGGCATCTTCGTGGTGCCGCTGTTCGCGCTGATCCAGAGCCGCACGCACGCCTCGCAGATGGCGCGCGTGTTCGCCGCACTGAACATCCAGAACTCGGGCTTCATCGTGCTGGCCGCGCTGGCCGGGCTGGCCCTGCAGCGCGGGCTGGGCTGGAGCAGCCCGCAGATGTTCCTGGCGCTGGCGATCGCCAACGCCGTGGTGGCGGTCTGGATCTTCACGATAGTGCCCGAGTTCCTGATGCGCTTCCTCAGCTGGCTGCTGGTGCGCACGCTGTACCGGCTGCGCCTGCACGGCATCGAAAAGAACGTGCCGGACGAGGGCCCGGCGCTGCTGGTGTGCAACCACGTCAGCTACATGGACGCGCTGATCCTGGCCGCCACCATCCCTCGGCCGGTGCGCTTCGTCATGTACTACCGGATCTTCAACATCCCGGTGATGAGCTGGATCTTCCGCACCGCCAAGGCGATCCCCATCGCCGGCGCGAAGGAGGACCCGGAGCTGATGCGCCGCGCCTTCGAGGAGATCGACGCGGCGCTGGCGGCGGGCGAGATCGTGGGCATCTTCCCCGAAGGCGCGTTGACGAAGGACGGCCAGATCGCCGCCTTCAAGTCCGGCGTGGAGAAGATCCTGGAACGCCGCCCGGTGCCGGTGGTGCCCATGGCCCTGAAGGGGATGTGGGCCAGCATGTGGAGCCGGCGCGATACGCGCCTGGGCCGCATGCGCGTGCCGCGCCGCTTCCGCGCGCACGTGGAGGTGATGGCGGGCGAGCCGATGGACGGCGCGACGGCCACCGCCGACGCACTGGAGGCCCGCGTGCGCGCCTTGCGCGGCGACGCGGCGTGA
- a CDS encoding DUF2752 domain-containing protein, producing MTSLRAPHYLALTAAALAAAVGVWLLREFDPNAAHSPFPGCMFRALTGYFCVGCGLTRALHALVHGDLARAFTMNPLAMLLLPAIPMMIAHGQGWRPRTLEPVMRVLLAPRFWLVLLPAYWIARNLPWFPFSMLAPG from the coding sequence GTGACCTCACTGCGTGCCCCGCACTATCTGGCGCTGACGGCGGCGGCCCTTGCGGCCGCCGTCGGCGTCTGGCTGTTGCGGGAATTCGATCCGAACGCGGCCCACAGCCCGTTCCCGGGCTGCATGTTCCGTGCGCTGACCGGCTATTTCTGCGTCGGCTGCGGGCTGACCCGCGCGCTGCATGCGCTGGTCCACGGCGATCTGGCGCGCGCGTTCACGATGAACCCGCTGGCCATGCTGCTGCTGCCCGCCATCCCGATGATGATCGCGCATGGACAGGGCTGGCGCCCGCGCACGCTGGAGCCCGTCATGCGCGTGCTGCTGGCGCCGCGGTTCTGGCTGGTCCTGCTGCCGGCCTACTGGATCGCGCGCAACCTGCCCTGGTTCCCCTTCTCGATGCTGGCCCCGGGCTGA
- a CDS encoding CD225/dispanin family protein, whose amino-acid sequence MSAVPPMPSTAAPGNVPNHLAWAIVSTVLATCLCCPLGLIGIVAIVFSTQVNSKLNQGDLEGAQRASANAKTWCWVATAFAIIGLLINIAMFATGGMEQYMMMMEQIQQSQ is encoded by the coding sequence ATGAGCGCCGTACCTCCCATGCCTTCGACCGCCGCACCGGGCAACGTGCCCAATCACCTGGCATGGGCCATCGTGTCCACGGTGCTGGCCACCTGCCTGTGCTGCCCGCTCGGCCTGATCGGCATCGTCGCCATCGTGTTCTCCACGCAGGTCAACAGCAAGCTCAACCAGGGCGACCTGGAAGGCGCGCAGCGTGCGTCGGCCAATGCCAAGACCTGGTGCTGGGTCGCCACCGCGTTCGCCATCATCGGCCTGCTGATCAACATCGCCATGTTCGCCACCGGCGGCATGGAGCAGTACATGATGATGATGGAACAGATCCAGCAGTCGCAGTGA
- the ampE gene encoding regulatory signaling modulator protein AmpE, with protein MSITLVAVVLALVLGHVAPSLVAAFRQYAWYDAWLRWLGEGGRDSAGFQGGRYGIALALAPVLLVVALLQWLLDGPLYGLIGLLFDIVVLVYAWGPRDLDVDVEAIIDAHDAPTRRAAIARLGLTGEAAALDGPALVEAVFANALRRWFGVLFWFLLLGPAGALLYRLSSLAVDGESASELPEQTRAGARALLTALDWPVAQLMTLAMALVGNFDTVFSAWREAGGARLRLDTGFLGSVARASVRGELAEEAEEYAEEGMVQAMRELPELRDAMSLVWRILLLWLAVLAVFVIGGWVG; from the coding sequence ATGTCGATCACGCTTGTCGCTGTCGTGCTGGCGCTGGTGCTGGGCCACGTCGCCCCCTCCCTGGTCGCCGCCTTCCGCCAGTACGCCTGGTACGACGCATGGTTGCGCTGGTTGGGCGAGGGCGGGCGCGACAGTGCCGGATTCCAGGGCGGCCGCTACGGCATCGCGCTGGCGCTGGCGCCGGTGCTGCTGGTGGTCGCGCTGCTGCAGTGGCTGCTGGACGGTCCGCTGTACGGCCTGATCGGCCTGCTGTTCGACATCGTGGTGCTGGTATATGCCTGGGGCCCGCGCGATCTCGACGTGGACGTGGAAGCCATCATCGACGCGCACGATGCGCCGACGCGGCGCGCCGCCATCGCGCGCCTGGGCCTGACCGGCGAAGCAGCGGCACTGGACGGTCCGGCGCTGGTCGAAGCGGTGTTCGCCAATGCCCTGCGCCGCTGGTTCGGCGTGCTGTTCTGGTTCCTGCTGCTGGGTCCGGCGGGGGCGCTGCTCTATCGCCTGTCCTCGCTGGCCGTCGACGGCGAGTCGGCGAGCGAACTGCCGGAACAGACCCGAGCGGGCGCACGCGCGCTGCTCACGGCCCTGGACTGGCCGGTGGCCCAGCTGATGACGCTGGCGATGGCGCTGGTGGGCAACTTCGACACGGTGTTCTCGGCCTGGCGCGAAGCGGGCGGGGCGCGGTTGCGCCTGGATACCGGCTTCCTGGGCAGCGTCGCGCGCGCCAGCGTACGCGGCGAACTGGCGGAAGAGGCCGAGGAGTACGCCGAGGAGGGCATGGTGCAGGCCATGCGCGAACTGCCCGAGCTGCGCGACGCGATGAGCCTGGTGTGGCGCATCCTGCTGCTGTGGCTGGCGGTGCTGGCGGTGTTCGTGATCGGCGGTTGGGTGGGCTGA
- a CDS encoding CD225/dispanin family protein has protein sequence MSAVPPVTPGPYVPNHLVWAILSTLFCCLPLGIVSIVFAAQVDGKRAAGDLAGAQEASRKALNWAIASALIAPILIALWFFLFGGLALLGGLSGM, from the coding sequence ATGAGCGCCGTCCCGCCCGTCACGCCAGGCCCCTACGTTCCCAACCATCTGGTGTGGGCCATCCTCAGCACGCTGTTCTGCTGCCTTCCGCTGGGCATCGTCTCCATCGTGTTCGCCGCACAGGTGGACGGCAAGCGCGCCGCGGGCGATCTGGCCGGCGCGCAGGAGGCCTCGCGCAAGGCCTTGAACTGGGCCATCGCGTCGGCGCTGATCGCCCCCATCCTGATCGCGCTGTGGTTCTTTTTGTTCGGCGGTCTGGCACTATTGGGCGGCCTGAGCGGCATGTAA
- a CDS encoding NADH:flavin oxidoreductase/NADH oxidase, which produces MSLLFSPLDFGPLRLSNRIVIAPMCQYSAEDGRATDWHAFHWPNLAQSGAGLAIVEATAVLPEGRISWADLGLWDDTTEAAFARALAATRRYSKMPLGVQLAHAGRKASTHRPWEHGGAQIAPQAPHGWQTVSASPLPYGAGQHPPLALDQAGIDAVIAAFAASARRAARLGLDLVEIHAAHGYLLHQFLSPLANQRDDAYGGPLENRMRLLLQVFDAVKAAVPASMAVGVRISATDWVDGGWDLAQSLVLAKALQARGSHFIHVSSGGLHPAQKIEPAPGYQVPFAEAIKREVDVPVIAVGLITTPQQAEAILQQAQADAIGIARGILYDPRWPWHAAAALGERIAIAPQYLRSAPREYAASFVQAP; this is translated from the coding sequence ATGAGCCTTCTGTTCTCGCCGCTCGACTTCGGGCCGCTGCGCCTGTCCAACCGCATCGTCATCGCGCCGATGTGCCAGTACTCCGCCGAGGACGGACGGGCCACCGACTGGCATGCCTTCCACTGGCCCAACCTCGCCCAGTCCGGCGCCGGGCTGGCGATCGTCGAGGCCACCGCGGTGTTGCCGGAAGGCCGCATCAGCTGGGCGGACCTGGGCTTGTGGGACGACACCACCGAGGCCGCGTTCGCCCGCGCGCTGGCGGCGACGCGCCGCTATTCGAAGATGCCGCTGGGCGTGCAGCTGGCGCACGCCGGGCGCAAGGCGTCCACGCATCGCCCGTGGGAGCACGGTGGCGCGCAGATCGCGCCGCAGGCGCCGCACGGCTGGCAGACGGTGTCGGCATCGCCGCTTCCCTACGGCGCGGGCCAGCATCCGCCGCTCGCGCTGGACCAGGCCGGCATCGACGCCGTCATCGCCGCCTTCGCCGCGAGCGCGCGCCGTGCCGCACGCCTGGGCCTGGACCTGGTGGAGATCCATGCCGCGCACGGCTACCTGCTGCACCAGTTCCTGTCGCCGCTGGCCAACCAGCGCGACGACGCCTACGGCGGTCCGCTGGAGAACCGCATGCGCCTGCTGCTGCAGGTGTTCGATGCGGTCAAGGCCGCGGTGCCCGCCTCGATGGCGGTCGGCGTGCGCATCTCCGCCACCGACTGGGTGGACGGCGGCTGGGACCTGGCGCAGAGCCTGGTCCTGGCGAAGGCGCTGCAGGCGCGCGGCAGCCACTTCATCCATGTGTCCAGCGGCGGCCTGCATCCGGCGCAGAAGATCGAACCGGCGCCGGGCTACCAGGTGCCGTTCGCCGAGGCGATCAAGCGCGAGGTGGACGTGCCGGTGATCGCCGTCGGCCTGATCACCACGCCGCAGCAGGCCGAAGCCATCCTGCAGCAGGCCCAGGCCGATGCGATCGGCATCGCCCGCGGCATCCTCTACGACCCGCGCTGGCCCTGGCACGCAGCCGCGGCGCTGGGCGAGCGGATCGCCATCGCGCCGCAGTACCTGCGCAGCGCGCCGCGCGAGTACGCGGCCAGCTTCGTGCAGGCGCCGTAG
- a CDS encoding CD225/dispanin family protein: protein MNTSPSYVPNNLVWAILSTLFCCLPLGIVSIVFAAQVNGKLAAGDVAGAQEASDKAKKWAMWSAIAGVSLVVLYIIFIFAMGGMAALSQ, encoded by the coding sequence TTGAACACCAGCCCGTCCTACGTCCCCAACAATCTCGTGTGGGCGATCCTGTCCACGCTGTTCTGCTGCCTGCCGCTGGGCATCGTCTCCATCGTGTTCGCGGCGCAGGTCAACGGCAAGCTGGCCGCCGGCGACGTCGCGGGCGCGCAGGAAGCCTCGGACAAGGCGAAGAAGTGGGCCATGTGGTCGGCGATCGCCGGCGTGTCCCTGGTGGTGCTCTACATCATCTTCATCTTCGCGATGGGCGGCATGGCGGCCCTCTCGCAGTAA